One genomic segment of Arachis duranensis cultivar V14167 chromosome 4, aradu.V14167.gnm2.J7QH, whole genome shotgun sequence includes these proteins:
- the LOC107484970 gene encoding omega-3 fatty acid desaturase, chloroplastic, producing MATWVLSECGLKPLPPTFPRPKTGIVNSNSNPSQVRFLSTKHNGVSFSDPKFQSRRSFTNSSFRDRNFGLKVSAPLRVTPIEEEEVKKDVKINGGGVENEVGEFDPGAPPPFNLADIRAAIPKHCWVKDPWKSMSYVARDVIVVLGLAAGAAYLNSWLVWPLYWAAQGTMFWALFVLGHDCGHGSFSNNHKLNSVVGHLLHSSILVPYHGWRISHRTHHQNHGHVENDESWHPLSEKIFRSLDTMTRTLRFTVPFPLLAYPVYLFSRSPGKTGSHFHPDSDLFVPSERNDVITSTACWSAMVAILVGLGFLMGPIPLLKLYGVPYLIFVMWLDLVTYLHHHGHEDKLPWYRGKEWSYLRGGLTTLDRDYGWINNIHHDIGTHVIHHLFPQIPHYHLIEATEAAKPVLGKYYKEPKKSALLPFHLIGDLVRSLRRDHYVSDTGEVVYYQTDSDLTD from the exons ATGGCAACTTGGGTTTTATCAGAATGTGGCTTAAAGCCTCTTCCACCAACATTCCCTAGACCCAAAACTGGTATTGTTAATTCTAACTCAAACCCTTCACAGGTTAGATTTTTAAGCACAAAACACAATGGTGTTTCTTTTTCAGATCCAAAGTTTCAATCCAGAAGAAGCTTTACAAATTCTAGCTTCAGGGATAGAAACTTTGGGTTAAAGGTTAGTGCCCCTTTGAGGGTTACCCctattgaagaagaggaagtgaAGAAAGATGTGAAAATCAATGGTGGTGGTGTTGAGAATGAAGTTGGTGAATTTGACCCTGGAGCACCACCACCATTCAATTTGGCTGATATTAGGGCAGCAATACCAAAGCATTGTTGGGTGAAAGATCCATGGAAGTCAATGAGCTATGTAGCCAGGGATGTGATTGTTGTTCTTGGATTGGCTGCTGGTGCTGCTTACCTCAACAGTTGGCTTGTTTGGCCTCTTTATTGGGCTGCTCAGGGGACCATGTTCTGGGCACTTTTTGTTCTTGGCCATGATTG tGGTCATGGAAGCTTTTCAAACAATCACAAACTAAACAGTGTTGTTGGACACCTGCTACATTCTTCAATTCTAGTTCCTTATCATGGGTG GAGAATCAGTCACAGGACTCATCATCAAAATCATGGCCATGTTGAAAATGATGAATCTTGGCACCCG TTATCTGAGAAAATCTTTAGGAGCCTTGACACCATGACTCGGACTTTAAGATTTACTGTTCCTTTTCCACTGCTTGCATATCCTGTGTACCTT TTTAGTAGGAGTCCAGGGAAGACTGGTTCTCACTTCCATCCTGATAGTGACTTGTTTGTTCCAAGTGAAAGAAACGATGTTATCACATCTACAGCTTGTTGGTCTGCAATGGTTGCAATTCTTGTAGGATTGGGTTTTCTAATGGGCCCAATTCCATTGCTTAAGCTTTATGGGGTACCTTATCTT ATCTTTGTTATGTGGTTGGATCTTGTTACATACTTGCATCATCATGGCCATGAAGACAAACTACCGTGGTATCGCGGAAAG GAATGGAGTTATCTCAGGGGCGGTCTTACTACGCTTGATCGCGACTATGGTTGGATCAACAACATCCACCATGACATTGGAACCCATGTCATTCATCACCTTTTCCCTCAGATCCCACACTATCACTTAATCGAAGCC ACTGAGGCGGCAAAACCAGTGCTTGGAAAATATTACAAGGAACCAAAAAAATCTGCTCTGCTTCCATTTCACCTCATTGGAGACTTAGTGAGAAGTTTAAGGAGAGATCATTATGTCAGTGACACTGGTGAAGTTGTTTACTACCAAACAGACTCTGATCTCACTGATTGA